Proteins from a single region of Erythrobacter sp.:
- a CDS encoding DUF6626 family protein, producing the protein MQKTVINEVFDLLHTIKAVDSESEFSRDWLGRSECYLRTLRFKNAEPSVATIAICASKLQHYGNQLVQQTNHRALGERFLVLSQQCHAQINQQSKALWLGR; encoded by the coding sequence ATGCAGAAAACGGTTATAAATGAGGTCTTTGACCTCCTTCACACCATCAAAGCGGTGGACAGCGAGAGCGAGTTTAGCAGGGACTGGCTGGGGCGCAGCGAATGCTATCTGCGCACATTACGGTTCAAGAACGCTGAGCCGTCTGTCGCCACCATCGCCATCTGCGCGTCCAAGCTACAGCACTATGGCAATCAGTTGGTTCAACAGACCAATCACCGAGCGCTGGGTGAGCGATTTCTGGTCTTGAGCCAGCAATGCCATGCCCAGATCAATCAGCAGAGCAAGGCGCTGTGGCTTGGCCGTTGA
- a CDS encoding ATP-binding protein, protein MTFEEKHQPRSISDLVFRDPHVAETIGEYAAGKRTKHLLLYGPPGSGKSEAARILVDTLCPGTAGSMVNEHINPKNFKGTDFSQILSSWSAQTSLGAAARGFIVIDEVDWFADKMKHQLRGFIDDHKSGTIICTTNNLHDLDDPLKSRFHKLQVEWPTVNDWLPRAQTILAAEGFELALAEVQFLLNGFAGDARALTDWLQECVLRLNAPTFVQPAGAQKTTPSLTVLNGGSGIQP, encoded by the coding sequence ATGACTTTTGAAGAGAAGCATCAGCCCCGGTCGATCTCCGACCTCGTTTTCCGCGATCCCCATGTGGCCGAAACCATCGGCGAATATGCCGCAGGCAAGCGTACCAAGCACCTCTTGCTCTACGGCCCTCCCGGCTCCGGAAAATCTGAAGCGGCTCGTATTCTGGTGGACACGCTGTGCCCCGGCACGGCCGGGAGCATGGTGAATGAGCATATCAATCCCAAGAACTTCAAGGGCACGGATTTCAGCCAAATTCTTAGCTCTTGGAGCGCACAGACCAGCTTGGGTGCAGCGGCACGTGGCTTCATCGTGATTGATGAGGTGGATTGGTTTGCGGACAAGATGAAGCACCAGCTGCGCGGTTTCATCGACGACCACAAATCCGGCACCATCATCTGCACGACCAACAATCTGCATGACCTCGACGACCCGCTGAAGAGCCGCTTTCACAAGCTCCAAGTGGAGTGGCCCACGGTGAATGACTGGCTTCCTCGCGCACAAACTATCCTCGCTGCTGAGGGTTTTGAACTCGCGCTCGCTGAGGTTCAGTTCTTGCTCAATGGGTTCGCAGGCGACGCACGCGCTCTGACGGATTGGTTGCAGGAATGCGTGCTGCGCTTGAATGCTCCTACCTTTGTTCAGCCTGCCGGCGCCCAGAAAACCACCCCCTCTCTGACGGTCCTCAACGGCGGAAGCGGCATCCAGCCCTAA
- a CDS encoding DUF6641 family protein: MNLKTVQRMVQKDPVIARREKLIAAIGEQKLVLDAMMRGDAYITRVQRWKDDGNGNKALVELPKKVRPWFFQQDNGWYVQCRYGARPLMLDAKSNAVFVTKREEVATALNAIEAAVKAGELDEAIAAVSKRQKA; the protein is encoded by the coding sequence TTGAACCTGAAGACCGTGCAGCGCATGGTCCAGAAAGATCCTGTCATTGCCCGTCGGGAAAAGCTCATCGCCGCAATTGGCGAGCAGAAGCTGGTGCTGGACGCGATGATGCGGGGCGATGCCTACATCACCCGCGTTCAGCGCTGGAAGGATGACGGTAACGGCAACAAGGCGCTGGTCGAATTGCCCAAGAAGGTCCGTCCATGGTTTTTCCAGCAGGACAATGGCTGGTACGTGCAGTGCCGTTATGGCGCTCGCCCGTTGATGCTGGATGCCAAGAGCAATGCCGTATTCGTCACCAAGCGCGAGGAAGTGGCAACCGCACTGAACGCGATTGAAGCTGCCGTGAAGGCTGGCGAACTGGATGAAGCCATTGCAGCGGTATCGAAGCGGCAGAAGGCATGA
- a CDS encoding DUF3768 domain-containing protein, whose translation MTATAIALLNDHARTTLTNCRLVITQGIAGLDDLEAVIERVRSFTDFTPSNDAYGEHDFGALEHGGHTVFWKFDYYDLDLLMHSPDPTDPAVTCRVLTVMLAEEY comes from the coding sequence ATGACCGCCACCGCCATCGCGCTGCTCAACGATCATGCCAGGACAACGCTGACCAATTGCCGCTTGGTGATCACGCAGGGCATCGCGGGGCTTGATGACCTCGAAGCAGTGATTGAACGGGTGCGCAGCTTCACCGATTTCACGCCCAGCAATGACGCCTATGGCGAGCACGACTTTGGTGCCTTGGAGCATGGTGGACACACGGTGTTCTGGAAGTTCGACTACTACGACCTGGACCTTTTGATGCACTCGCCCGATCCCACCGATCCCGCAGTGACTTGCCGGGTGCTGACGGTGATGTTGGCCGAAGAGTATTGA
- a CDS encoding tyrosine-type recombinase/integrase, translating to MKQARTLNEAELKLVMAHCATRRHAARDRAIVMVSFHLGLRAKEIAALTVGDVRSDDGQIRDQFTLDKAQTKGGVTRTVYLNQKLRRELRSFVPATAQATDPLFASQKGGHFSANTMCQLFLYIYGQCGLAGASSHSGRRSFITRLANKGINVRLLAALAGHSSIQITQRYIDVNPDQLSAAVELL from the coding sequence ATGAAGCAGGCGCGGACGCTCAATGAGGCAGAACTGAAGCTGGTCATGGCTCACTGTGCCACAAGGCGACATGCAGCACGTGACCGGGCCATTGTTATGGTCAGTTTCCACCTCGGACTTCGCGCCAAAGAGATAGCTGCGCTGACTGTTGGCGATGTGCGCAGCGATGATGGTCAAATCCGCGATCAGTTCACGCTTGATAAAGCGCAGACCAAGGGCGGCGTCACTCGCACTGTTTACCTGAACCAGAAGCTGCGGCGAGAGTTGCGCTCATTCGTGCCAGCAACAGCGCAAGCCACTGATCCGCTGTTCGCCAGTCAGAAAGGTGGTCACTTCTCAGCCAACACCATGTGCCAGCTGTTCCTCTACATATACGGGCAATGCGGGCTTGCTGGGGCATCCAGCCACTCCGGCAGGCGCTCGTTTATCACCCGACTGGCCAACAAGGGCATCAATGTCCGCTTGCTGGCTGCCTTGGCCGGTCATTCCAGTATTCAGATCACGCAGCGGTACATCGACGTGAACCCGGATCAGCTCAGTGCGGCGGTGGAGTTGCTCTGA
- a CDS encoding PH domain-containing protein, giving the protein MWPDFGRMLKNGGLGVGKGYLRAGLTAALALTTLGNTAPVYAQNGTADVPPAWVQFVPLVALVLMVAIAWSLWSKSKQNFVQTTLSLGESIKYRAHVSIWSMWPTMLIGIAFFIAGFAYSMPPFFTIVIIVFGAAFLKWRSTELAITDKKVVAKYGLFQRNTVEILIPRIESIQIQQGLIGGMIGYGTVILLGTGNSAIPIVGISDPLGFRQSFVKNQESFSIHSPPKI; this is encoded by the coding sequence GTGTGGCCGGATTTCGGCCGGATGTTGAAGAACGGGGGACTTGGGGTGGGCAAAGGATACCTTCGAGCCGGGCTGACGGCAGCATTGGCATTGACGACGTTGGGTAACACTGCCCCAGTTTATGCGCAGAATGGAACTGCCGATGTGCCGCCAGCTTGGGTGCAGTTCGTGCCCCTAGTCGCGCTAGTTCTGATGGTCGCGATAGCATGGAGCCTCTGGTCTAAGTCGAAGCAAAACTTCGTTCAAACAACATTGTCTCTTGGTGAATCTATCAAGTACCGCGCCCATGTCAGCATTTGGTCAATGTGGCCAACAATGCTGATTGGAATCGCATTTTTCATCGCAGGCTTCGCATATAGTATGCCACCGTTTTTTACGATCGTAATCATCGTATTTGGCGCTGCATTCTTAAAATGGCGCAGCACAGAGCTTGCGATCACCGATAAAAAAGTTGTCGCCAAATACGGTTTGTTTCAGCGCAATACTGTAGAAATTTTGATCCCTCGCATCGAGAGCATTCAGATCCAGCAGGGCCTTATTGGGGGAATGATCGGTTACGGCACGGTCATTTTGTTAGGCACGGGAAATTCTGCAATACCCATTGTGGGGATAAGCGATCCACTTGGATTCCGGCAATCATTCGTTAAAAATCAGGAATCCTTTTCAATTCACTCGCCGCCCAAAATTTGA
- a CDS encoding tyrosine-type recombinase/integrase gives MARLRAEKAELDNRTFLDGAIYLYRRKNSAQGKWDIRLKVLGHKGYIIRSSSTANEHEAYHRAYDLYLECVAKQRAGRRLDSKRIAAGLDEFLAAHEQHNRPEDFKTVLSIARMLKDFVAKDRFDQLDTAYIMRMLDHVAANGRKGSASQNTYRRNVSRLKTIVKWWVANDYLPTMPQMPVYQAEQNRRPHFSNADWQKVVAVMPEFAEAEGVATRRDRFMLIHWVTVLYHTGLRMGEARGLRWEDIRAIADPDTLGVIHVALNVSGKTGRRTTVASSGEVRRNFAAILELRREDLHNPASDIYLHNDVPASSLVFCHPDGTAIGSFKKSFLALLKMAGVTHSPDGRIRTPYSLRHTYATERLNAGVQEYHLARNMGTSVAMLEKHYGHTSTVGNVRELTKQRRRSATVVDLEWLAA, from the coding sequence ATGGCCCGATTGCGCGCAGAGAAGGCGGAACTGGATAACCGCACCTTCCTCGACGGTGCCATCTACCTCTACCGCCGCAAGAACTCCGCGCAGGGCAAATGGGACATCAGGCTCAAGGTGCTGGGGCACAAGGGCTACATCATTCGCAGCAGCAGCACAGCCAACGAACACGAGGCCTACCATCGCGCCTATGACCTGTATCTGGAATGCGTAGCCAAGCAGCGAGCCGGACGCAGGCTGGACAGCAAGCGCATTGCTGCAGGGCTGGACGAATTCCTCGCCGCGCATGAGCAGCACAACAGGCCCGAGGATTTCAAGACCGTGCTGTCCATAGCGCGGATGCTGAAGGACTTCGTGGCCAAGGATCGCTTCGATCAGCTCGACACGGCCTACATCATGCGGATGCTGGACCATGTGGCTGCAAACGGGCGCAAGGGATCGGCGTCCCAGAACACCTATCGTCGCAATGTCAGCCGATTGAAAACCATCGTCAAGTGGTGGGTTGCGAACGACTATCTGCCCACGATGCCGCAGATGCCGGTTTATCAGGCCGAGCAAAATCGTCGCCCCCATTTCTCGAACGCCGATTGGCAGAAAGTCGTCGCTGTGATGCCCGAATTTGCAGAAGCAGAAGGCGTGGCGACCCGGCGCGACAGGTTCATGCTCATCCATTGGGTGACGGTCTTGTATCACACCGGATTGCGAATGGGCGAAGCGCGGGGACTGCGCTGGGAAGACATTCGCGCCATTGCCGATCCCGACACACTCGGCGTGATCCACGTGGCTCTCAATGTCTCAGGAAAAACCGGCCGGCGCACCACCGTTGCCAGTTCCGGCGAGGTGCGGCGCAATTTCGCAGCGATCTTGGAACTGCGCCGCGAGGACCTGCATAACCCAGCCTCGGACATCTACCTGCACAACGATGTTCCGGCGAGCAGCTTGGTGTTTTGCCACCCTGACGGAACGGCAATCGGCTCATTCAAAAAGAGCTTCCTTGCGTTGCTCAAGATGGCTGGGGTCACGCATAGCCCTGATGGCCGCATTCGAACGCCCTATTCCCTGCGCCACACCTACGCCACAGAGCGGCTGAATGCGGGTGTGCAGGAGTATCACCTCGCCCGGAACATGGGCACGTCCGTTGCCATGCTAGAAAAGCACTACGGGCACACGTCCACCGTCGGTAACGTCAGGGAGTTGACCAAGCAGCGGCGGAGGTCAGCGACTGTGGTGGACTTGGAGTGGTTGGCGGCTTGA